Proteins from a genomic interval of Chelonoidis abingdonii isolate Lonesome George chromosome 7, CheloAbing_2.0, whole genome shotgun sequence:
- the ADRA1B gene encoding alpha-1B adrenergic receptor, which translates to MIFKMNTYLDDNYNSSLPGYLDYSVLSNGSLTENNSNQSASNLNLPALDITRAIIVGLVLGAFILFAIVGNIVVILSVACNRHLRIPTNYFIINLAIADLLLSFTVLPFSATLEILGYWALGRIFCDIWAAVDVMCCTASILSLCAISIDRYIGVSYSLQYPTLVTRRKAILALLSVWVLSTVISIGPLLGWKEPAPKDDKVCRITEEPFYALFSSLGSFYIPLIVILVMYCRVYVVAKRTTKNLEAGVMKEMCDSKELTLRIHSRNIHEDTFNSSKSKGHHPRNSIAFKLFKFSREKKAAKTLGIVVGMFILCWLPFFIALPLGSMFPALKPPEAIFKIIFWLGYFNSCLNPIIYPCSSKEFKRAFIRILKCQCHRRRRLRWWAYNYRNWNQGSFERSRKDSLEDSRSFLSGSQRTLSSATPSPSYLSKVTHPHMEMYTFQEWKSSSSFLSPLQEGSRRKDSCNLFTFKLPTEHNGHITAGSQASSNGGCKTICDTLNSTADCRMAVEMSEF; encoded by the exons ATGATTTTTAAGATGAATACCTACCTTGATGATAACTATAATTCATCTTTACCTGGATATTTGGACTACTCTGTACTAAGTAATGGGAGTCTCACTGAAAACAACTCTAATCAGTCAGCAAGCAATCTGAATTTACCTGCCTTGGATATCACTAGGGCTATAATTGTGGGGCTTGTTCTAGGTGCCTTCATACTTTTTGCTATAGTAGGTAACATCGTGGTGATTCTCTCTGTAGCTTGCAACAGGCATTTAAGAATCCCTACAAACTACTTCATAATTAACCTCGCAATAGCAGACTTGTTGCTGAGTTTTACTGTCCTTCCGTTTTCTGCTACACTAGAAATTCTTGGCTATTGGGCTTTAGGGAGAATATTCTGTGATATCTGGGCAGCAGTTGATGTGATGTGCTGTACTGCTTCTATCTTAAGCCTGTGTGCAATTtctatagatagatatatagggGTGAGTTATTCACTTCAGTATCCGACTTTGGTAACTAGGAGGAAAGCAATTCTTGCCCTCCTAAGTGTCTGGGTCCTCTCAACGGTAATCTCCATTGGACCTCTTCTGGGCTGGAAGGAACCAGCACCCAAGGACGATAAAGTGTGCCGCATCACTGAAGAACCTTTCTAtgccttgttttcttctttgggGTCATTTTACATTCCTTTGATTGTCATACTGGTGATGTACTGTAGAGTCTACGTAGTGGCCAAAAGAACAACTAAAAACCTGGAAGCTGGGGTCATGAAAGAAATGTGTGATTCCAAGGAGCTGACCTTAAGGATTCACTCCCGGAACATTCACGAGGACACTTTCAACAGCAGCAAGAGCAAGGGGCACCACCCCAGAAACTCCATAgctttcaaactttttaaatTCTCTCGAGAAAAGAAGGCAGCCAAGACCTTGGGAATTGTAGTTGGCATGTTTATTTTGTGCTGGCTACCTTTCTTCATAGCTCTGCCTCTAG GGTCTATGTTTCCTGCTTTGAAGCCACCTGAAGCCATCTTCAAGATAATTTTTTGGCTTGGCTACTTCAACAGCTGCTTGAACCCAATCATCTACCCCTGCTCAAGCAAAGAGTTCAAGAGGGCTTTTATACGGATCCTGAAGTGTCAGTGCCACCGGCGGAGGCGGCTGAGGTGGTGGGCCTACAACTACAGGAACTGGAACCAAGGCTCCTTCGAACGCTCCCGCAAAGACTCATTGGAAGACAGCAGGAGCTTCCTAAGCGGCAGCCAGAGGACATTATCCTCagccaccccaagccccagctacCTGAGCAAAGTCACTCACCCTCACATGGAAATGTACACATTCCAGGAGTGGAAGAGCTCCAGCTCCTTCCTGAGCCCCCTACAGGAAGGCAGCAGGCGAAAAGACTCATGCAACCTCTTTACCTTCAAGCTCCCAACAGAGCACAATGGACATATCACTGCTGGCAGCCAAGCCTCGagcaatgggggctgcaagaccATCTGTGACACACTGAACAGCACAGCTGATTGCAGAATGGCTGTCGAAATGAGCGAATTCTAA